In Fibrobacter sp. UWR2, the following are encoded in one genomic region:
- a CDS encoding lysylphosphatidylglycerol synthase transmembrane domain-containing protein → MQQGSAKKILSGMLKAVISIGGLAYIFYKVPFADVSNHWTAQALPWIALILFCTLFSMFIQANRWRGLLLEEGRKIKFRTFYAYIALGYFFNNLLPSGFGGDAVKTIAFGKRFGNMANSVAAVAISRVMGLIAMFICFFVTLPFVIARYDIPAVYTGAVCAVALASVLVIVSGLFSDKIRIPAKISARIPFLTKLQDAFSIYRGYKKAFFLSGLDSIWLQISSIAIHYAYFQAVGVPVDIATITVFMTITITVSMLPISINGIGIREGVNVSLFTGLLGIPADIVLAAALLGYIPMVFQAVQGAVVFATLGKRK, encoded by the coding sequence ATGCAGCAGGGTTCGGCAAAAAAGATTCTTTCGGGCATGTTGAAGGCCGTCATCAGCATTGGTGGCCTTGCCTACATATTCTACAAGGTTCCGTTTGCCGATGTAAGCAACCACTGGACAGCACAGGCCCTCCCCTGGATAGCGCTCATCCTTTTCTGCACGCTTTTCAGCATGTTCATCCAGGCGAACCGCTGGCGCGGGCTCTTGCTCGAAGAAGGCAGGAAAATCAAGTTCCGCACGTTCTATGCCTATATAGCCCTCGGGTATTTTTTCAACAACCTGCTCCCCAGCGGGTTCGGCGGTGATGCCGTCAAGACCATCGCCTTCGGCAAGCGCTTCGGGAACATGGCAAACTCGGTCGCGGCAGTCGCCATCTCTCGCGTGATGGGTCTCATCGCGATGTTCATCTGCTTCTTTGTAACGCTCCCGTTCGTCATTGCCCGTTACGACATTCCCGCTGTCTACACGGGGGCTGTCTGTGCCGTCGCGCTCGCATCTGTACTAGTCATTGTCAGCGGGCTATTTTCAGACAAAATAAGAATCCCCGCCAAAATTTCTGCACGCATTCCATTCCTTACAAAGTTGCAGGATGCGTTTTCCATTTATCGCGGCTACAAGAAGGCGTTCTTCCTTTCGGGCCTTGATTCCATCTGGCTACAGATTTCTTCCATCGCCATCCATTACGCCTATTTCCAAGCGGTAGGCGTTCCGGTAGATATCGCGACAATTACGGTTTTCATGACCATCACCATCACGGTATCCATGTTGCCCATTTCTATAAACGGAATCGGCATCCGCGAAGGCGTAAATGTGAGCCTCTTCACAGGTCTTCTCGGCATTCCCGCCGACATTGTCCTTGCCGCAGCACTTCTGGGGTATATCCCCATGGTATTCCAGGCCGTGCAAGGTGCCGTGGTATTCGCAACCCTAGGAAAGCGAAAATAG
- a CDS encoding glycosyltransferase family 1 protein: MAPRIAIDARMVSRSGIGTCIQHWLRDVGYSIALGDPKDLEAYKDSVPAQIPFISGIYGYKEQLRFPYGKLRKQKPDVLHVPHCNVPLFYHGKMMVTVHDLTHLVYPEFLPMKLAHLYFKFIFWFICKRANRILVDSENTKQDLLRFYKADAKKMTVVPLGYGKEFVRKSREEIEYLYGKYNIPRDKKILLYVGNLLPHKNLNMLLQGFAQMKGKEDCRLVLVGKAFDGRTQDTREKDLGIESLTIHAGMVSQEDLVNFYNLADLFVLPSLYEGFGLPVLEAFACGTPVACSNTSSLPEVGGNVAKYFDPKSAESIARTLENSINDKGKYDKEILDWVSKFTWESSARQIREIATELAAEKG; the protein is encoded by the coding sequence GTGGCGCCAAGAATTGCAATTGACGCCCGCATGGTAAGCAGGTCCGGGATTGGCACCTGCATTCAACATTGGCTGCGGGATGTGGGCTACAGCATCGCGCTCGGCGACCCGAAGGACCTCGAAGCCTACAAAGATTCTGTCCCTGCGCAAATTCCCTTCATCAGCGGCATCTATGGCTACAAGGAACAGCTAAGGTTCCCCTACGGCAAGTTGCGCAAACAGAAGCCCGACGTACTGCATGTGCCGCACTGCAACGTACCGCTCTTTTACCATGGCAAGATGATGGTGACGGTCCATGACCTCACCCACCTGGTATACCCGGAATTCTTGCCGATGAAACTTGCGCACCTGTACTTCAAGTTCATCTTCTGGTTTATCTGCAAGCGGGCAAACCGCATTCTCGTAGATTCCGAAAACACCAAGCAGGACTTGCTCCGGTTCTACAAGGCCGATGCAAAAAAGATGACCGTCGTCCCGCTAGGTTACGGGAAGGAATTCGTCCGCAAATCCCGCGAAGAAATTGAATACCTGTACGGCAAATACAATATTCCCCGCGACAAGAAGATCCTCCTGTACGTCGGGAACCTGCTCCCCCACAAGAACCTGAACATGCTCCTGCAAGGTTTCGCACAAATGAAGGGGAAAGAAGATTGCAGGCTCGTACTTGTCGGGAAGGCGTTCGATGGCCGCACGCAAGATACCCGCGAAAAAGACTTGGGTATCGAAAGTCTCACCATACACGCCGGCATGGTCAGCCAGGAAGACTTGGTAAACTTCTACAACCTCGCTGACCTTTTCGTATTGCCCTCGCTGTATGAAGGTTTCGGGCTCCCCGTACTCGAAGCATTCGCCTGCGGCACTCCCGTCGCCTGTTCCAACACGTCGTCATTGCCCGAAGTCGGGGGCAACGTGGCAAAGTACTTTGACCCGAAAAGCGCCGAAAGCATTGCCCGCACATTGGAAAATTCCATCAATGACAAGGGCAAATACGACAAAGAAATTCTCGACTGGGTGAGCAAATTCACCTGGGAATCAAGCGCACGGCAAATTCGCGAAATAGCAACAGAACTTGCAGCAGAAAAAGGTTAA
- a CDS encoding GDP-mannose 4,6-dehydratase, with the protein MNTVVIGAKGFVGGYLVKELESAGHKVTAVDIPEVNLLDRECIDRLLQNTKPDYVVNLAAISSVGASWKDPASTIQVNVVGTLNVLDAIAKHSPKAKTLLIGSAEEYAQQSTPLKESCDREASNPYGISKIAQENFAELYRKKYGMKIICTRSFNHTGVGQRTSFALPSFVQQVATIEKSGQPGVIKVGNLSAWRDFSDVRDVVHVYRMLLENKNKYEVYNVGSGIAHKVGDLLQTIIGFASVNISVEQDPEKMRPVDIPYQCCDNSRIVELGYWNGTKIEETLKWMFDHECGAKNCN; encoded by the coding sequence ATGAATACCGTAGTCATCGGAGCAAAAGGTTTTGTCGGTGGCTACCTGGTAAAGGAGCTTGAGTCCGCAGGCCACAAGGTTACTGCCGTAGATATCCCGGAAGTAAACCTCCTGGACCGCGAATGCATCGATAGGCTCTTGCAAAATACCAAGCCCGACTATGTGGTGAACCTTGCGGCCATCAGTTCCGTCGGAGCATCCTGGAAAGACCCTGCCTCGACAATCCAGGTGAATGTGGTCGGCACGCTCAACGTGCTCGATGCCATCGCAAAGCATTCCCCGAAGGCAAAAACGCTCCTTATCGGTAGCGCCGAGGAATATGCCCAGCAAAGCACCCCGCTCAAGGAATCCTGCGACCGCGAGGCAAGCAACCCCTATGGGATTTCGAAAATAGCGCAAGAAAATTTCGCAGAACTCTACCGCAAAAAATACGGGATGAAAATCATCTGCACACGTTCGTTCAACCACACTGGCGTTGGCCAACGCACCAGTTTTGCACTCCCGAGTTTTGTACAGCAAGTGGCTACAATCGAAAAGAGCGGCCAACCGGGCGTAATCAAGGTCGGGAACCTCAGCGCATGGCGTGATTTTTCGGATGTACGCGACGTAGTGCACGTTTACCGCATGCTTCTCGAGAACAAGAACAAGTACGAAGTCTACAACGTCGGTTCGGGAATTGCACACAAGGTTGGCGACCTGCTCCAGACCATCATCGGGTTCGCTTCCGTGAACATCAGTGTGGAGCAGGATCCCGAAAAGATGCGCCCCGTCGATATTCCCTACCAGTGCTGCGACAATTCCCGAATCGTAGAACTCGGATACTGGAACGGGACAAAAATTGAAGAAACGCTGAAATGGATGTTCGACCATGAGTGTGGCGCCAAGAATTGCAATTGA
- the gmd gene encoding GDP-mannose 4,6-dehydratase: MKRALITGITGQDGSYLAELLLEKGYEVFGLVRRKSKLDFNNAEHLKGKVEFIFGDMTDSASLLRAMEIAKPDEIYNLAAQSFVTTSWETPLSTADINAIGVTKLLEAVRLCKPDTRVYQASTSEMFGKVQAIPQNESTPFYPRSPYGVSKLYGHWITKNYRESYGMFACSGILFNHESERRGAEFVTRKITIAVAKIKAGLQDVLELGNMDASRDWGHSADYVRAMWLMLQQPTADDFVIATGKTHKVREFVLLAFKAAGMDIEFHGEGEKEYATLKGTDKVVVKVNPQFFRPAEVDLLIGDAGKAKKVLGWEPEISYEQLVERMVKSDMKLLAEGKI; the protein is encoded by the coding sequence ATGAAACGTGCACTTATTACAGGGATTACCGGCCAGGACGGTTCCTATTTAGCAGAATTGCTTCTCGAAAAAGGGTATGAAGTTTTCGGACTCGTACGCCGCAAAAGCAAGCTGGACTTCAACAACGCAGAACACCTCAAAGGCAAGGTGGAATTCATTTTCGGCGACATGACCGATTCCGCATCGCTCCTGCGCGCCATGGAAATCGCGAAGCCCGACGAGATCTACAACCTTGCGGCCCAGTCCTTCGTGACGACCTCCTGGGAAACTCCGCTTTCCACTGCAGACATCAACGCCATCGGCGTGACCAAACTTCTAGAAGCAGTCCGCCTCTGCAAGCCCGACACGCGCGTTTACCAGGCATCTACCAGCGAAATGTTTGGCAAGGTGCAGGCTATTCCGCAAAACGAGTCGACCCCGTTCTACCCGCGCAGCCCCTACGGCGTTTCTAAGCTTTACGGCCACTGGATTACCAAGAACTACCGCGAAAGCTACGGCATGTTCGCCTGCTCCGGCATTCTGTTCAACCATGAATCGGAACGTCGCGGTGCAGAATTCGTTACAAGGAAGATTACCATCGCCGTCGCTAAAATCAAGGCCGGCCTCCAGGATGTACTGGAACTCGGCAACATGGATGCCAGCCGCGACTGGGGTCACAGTGCCGACTACGTGCGTGCCATGTGGCTCATGCTGCAGCAGCCCACGGCAGACGATTTCGTCATCGCCACCGGCAAGACGCACAAGGTCCGCGAATTTGTATTGCTCGCATTCAAGGCCGCCGGCATGGACATCGAATTCCATGGTGAAGGTGAAAAGGAATACGCCACCCTCAAGGGCACCGATAAGGTGGTCGTGAAGGTGAACCCGCAGTTCTTCCGCCCCGCCGAAGTCGACCTGCTCATCGGTGATGCCGGCAAGGCCAAGAAAGTCTTGGGCTGGGAACCGGAAATCAGCTACGAACAGCTGGTAGAGCGCATGGTCAAGAGCGACATGAAACTCCTCGCCGAAGGCAAGATTTAA
- a CDS encoding LamG domain-containing protein: protein MLKKFLCLSVVGCLGLWACSGDSTSAGSTEDSMIHNVAKSDSNAILKFALWSSLDSMGIPGYFKAASEKGIYVYDPYTRDNLRCPAPALAMDDNTLFFDELETIYQEGELVDGVCGKAVSLADGQVAPLGVNLIDSMKVGTVEFWFHPGKEFYDKPARTLLGNDGARIHFFYKDGELIFQKNHHNQHFFVKNMIALDSGWNLIAGQWGDGYMSLWLNGKLVAKKEHDLGYAPAMRGIPFENLFVIGYKSKCCMEGVDQYQGMTTAGAFDQFRISNVTRYDVQAPVVVVDSLPPAADPAGENEESEDELDSLSEGQCSTGIDMSTDLDSLDNNVVHLKLVTEMVCPPDYELVIDSNAYDKFTYSLYLRDGSVVKELLPVGSVYYGCIDLTDYSDPKFNATACTGLAPGTYRLYVTYEGKRNYYAFKVQGEIDE, encoded by the coding sequence ATGCTGAAAAAATTTCTCTGTCTATCAGTTGTTGGCTGTCTTGGCCTCTGGGCTTGCTCCGGAGACTCGACGTCTGCTGGTTCGACCGAAGATTCCATGATCCATAATGTCGCAAAGTCCGACTCGAATGCGATTCTCAAGTTCGCCTTGTGGAGCAGTTTGGACTCTATGGGCATTCCGGGCTATTTCAAGGCGGCCTCCGAAAAGGGAATTTACGTTTATGACCCCTACACGCGCGATAACTTGCGCTGCCCGGCGCCGGCCTTGGCGATGGATGACAATACGCTGTTCTTTGATGAACTGGAGACCATTTACCAGGAAGGGGAACTGGTGGACGGTGTCTGCGGGAAGGCGGTGTCGTTGGCCGATGGCCAGGTGGCTCCGCTGGGTGTGAACCTGATTGATTCGATGAAGGTGGGAACGGTCGAATTCTGGTTCCATCCGGGTAAGGAATTCTACGATAAGCCGGCTCGTACCCTTCTGGGTAACGATGGTGCCCGAATTCATTTCTTCTATAAAGATGGCGAGTTGATATTCCAGAAGAACCATCACAACCAGCATTTCTTTGTGAAGAATATGATTGCGCTGGATTCCGGCTGGAACCTGATTGCCGGTCAATGGGGCGATGGCTACATGAGCCTGTGGCTGAATGGCAAGCTGGTTGCCAAGAAAGAGCATGACTTGGGCTACGCTCCGGCCATGCGTGGAATCCCCTTCGAGAACCTTTTTGTGATAGGGTACAAGTCCAAGTGCTGCATGGAGGGTGTTGACCAGTATCAGGGAATGACGACTGCCGGTGCGTTCGACCAGTTCCGTATTTCGAATGTAACGCGTTACGATGTCCAAGCCCCGGTTGTGGTCGTTGACTCCCTTCCGCCTGCGGCTGATCCTGCTGGTGAAAACGAAGAATCGGAAGACGAACTCGACTCGCTCTCGGAAGGCCAGTGCTCTACAGGCATTGACATGTCAACGGATCTCGATTCGCTAGACAATAATGTCGTCCATCTTAAGCTAGTGACCGAAATGGTTTGCCCTCCGGATTATGAACTCGTAATAGACTCCAATGCGTATGACAAGTTTACCTATAGCCTTTACTTAAGGGATGGTTCGGTCGTCAAGGAACTGCTCCCCGTGGGTAGCGTTTACTATGGCTGCATTGACTTGACAGATTACAGTGATCCGAAGTTTAACGCTACTGCCTGCACTGGTTTGGCTCCGGGTACCTATCGATTGTACGTCACCTACGAAGGAAAGCGTAACTACTATGCCTTTAAGGTACAGGGTGAAATTGACGAATAG
- the dnaE gene encoding DNA polymerase III subunit alpha, whose protein sequence is MAFVHLQVHSEFSVLKSSARLDGILAAAADDNAPAVALTDHGAMFGILEIQTRGKELNKARKEKGLPPVKTIYGCHVYIDSPSASQKDPTSFERLTLLVENEKGYYNLLRIVSYRYEESDRWAEIPSVPLDVVNQHKEGLIAIAGDFFSRYGQNVSSGRDSLAREYMDSLDKIFDRDHLYLSVCDNGVQQQGRVNEFNVKLASEMGREVVAVADVHYIKPEDAMAHKVLRCISLKCTLNDFTDARFPTDKFYFRTEEEMRALFGHIPGAIENTVKIAERCNFTVKTGIGDDFWPRFKIPKEFLESEEYTRIKEIMKAEYDAEYPVIRERELKGVIKDKKKKVTETYCAEKGIEPDALTDEDKAEIERLSQPEFFTEEDNKAWDKSVHRWCKPGGDADIYITHLCNERLKWRFPDEDFKFPAHETDVAKRMYKELNCIRNMNVAGYLLIVWDFINWSREHGIPVGPGRGSAAGSLVTYIIGITDIDPLKFDLLFERFLNPERVSMPDIDTDFADRDRGRVIQYVTDKYGYDCVGQIITYGMLKSKAVVTDVARVLGFPPAEAKQITKLFPQRTLNFSLKQAWTGKDKKGNNLEDGYSPEPLQAFINSRASYQNLWDIAKKLEDLPRQTGVHACGVVITPTPIYNLAPLYRAAPADTPVVMYDKHYAEDIGLLKMDFLGLINLSIIQDTVNMVKKNRGIDLDMGHIPLDDKKTFDLLGKGMTTTVFQFESPGMQKYLRELKPTRIFDLIAMNALYRPGPIDQIPHFIARKNGKEEIDCYHPDLEQVLGETYGVIVYQEQVMKLAQILGGYTLGGADNIRRIMAKKMPEKMAKLEPEFFQKCLDKGYDKAMIQKVWDAVLPFCGYAFNKSHAAAYAYVAYQTAYLKANYGPEYMAASMTSKMGKTEDIVTIIQECKRINIQVLSPNINTSYGVFTADKEGHVLYGLAGIRNVGLAVVEDVVAEREKRGPFKDIFDFCKRVAEYQGAFKEKHPPLNKKVLECLIMAGALDSFPGNRAVLMATVDRAIEVAAKHQEEKSMGQMSLFDMGGASASMENTAEVLEDAEEWSCMEMLNKEREVLGMFLSGHPLDEFRPELKGFTTVSLAYDDLKKKVDSLVVVGGVVIQMKSIETKRGDTIGVGMIRDFHSDVELFFKKDTWENLRDHISEDDRILVKGLLGYKRDKERKMTEELQITVEEVVQLDTVRESMVNFIHVCMDSVIFSDEFLAKMEEGLQRFVADTEMGDHPCELVCHVETESGYEHAIVLHKYKVLYTQELLAWLRQDLGIMKLWVSPKSRR, encoded by the coding sequence ATGGCTTTTGTTCACCTGCAAGTTCATTCCGAGTTTTCCGTTTTAAAATCGTCTGCACGTCTTGACGGCATCCTTGCCGCCGCTGCTGATGACAATGCTCCTGCAGTTGCCCTTACGGACCATGGAGCCATGTTTGGCATCTTGGAAATCCAGACTCGCGGCAAGGAATTGAACAAGGCTCGCAAGGAGAAGGGGCTCCCGCCGGTAAAGACCATTTACGGCTGCCATGTCTATATTGATTCTCCAAGCGCAAGCCAGAAGGATCCGACGTCGTTTGAGCGCTTGACGCTTCTCGTGGAGAACGAGAAAGGCTACTACAACCTCTTGCGCATAGTCAGCTATCGCTATGAGGAGAGCGACCGCTGGGCTGAGATTCCCTCGGTTCCGCTGGATGTTGTGAACCAGCACAAGGAAGGTCTGATAGCCATCGCGGGAGACTTCTTTAGCCGCTATGGCCAGAACGTGTCTTCGGGCCGAGACTCCCTGGCTCGCGAGTACATGGATTCCCTGGATAAGATTTTTGACAGGGACCATCTATACCTGTCTGTATGCGATAATGGTGTGCAACAACAGGGACGCGTGAATGAGTTCAATGTGAAACTCGCAAGCGAAATGGGACGCGAGGTGGTCGCTGTGGCCGATGTTCATTACATCAAGCCCGAAGACGCCATGGCCCACAAGGTGCTCCGTTGTATCTCGCTTAAGTGTACGCTAAACGATTTTACGGATGCTCGCTTCCCGACGGATAAGTTCTATTTCCGCACCGAAGAAGAAATGCGAGCCCTTTTCGGGCATATTCCGGGCGCTATCGAGAATACGGTGAAGATTGCGGAACGCTGCAACTTTACTGTAAAGACAGGTATTGGCGACGACTTCTGGCCGCGTTTTAAGATTCCCAAGGAATTCCTGGAATCCGAAGAATATACGCGCATCAAAGAAATCATGAAGGCGGAATACGATGCCGAGTATCCGGTAATCCGCGAACGTGAACTTAAGGGCGTTATCAAGGATAAAAAGAAAAAGGTCACGGAGACATATTGTGCCGAAAAGGGAATTGAACCTGATGCGCTTACCGACGAAGATAAGGCTGAAATAGAACGCTTGTCACAGCCGGAATTCTTTACCGAAGAAGACAATAAGGCCTGGGACAAGAGCGTCCACAGGTGGTGCAAACCGGGTGGTGATGCCGATATCTACATTACCCACCTTTGTAACGAACGCTTAAAATGGCGTTTCCCTGACGAGGATTTTAAGTTCCCTGCGCATGAGACCGACGTGGCCAAGCGCATGTACAAGGAACTCAACTGTATCCGCAACATGAACGTGGCTGGCTACCTGCTCATTGTGTGGGACTTTATCAACTGGTCCCGCGAACACGGTATTCCCGTGGGTCCGGGGCGTGGTTCTGCGGCAGGTTCACTTGTCACCTACATCATCGGCATTACCGACATTGATCCGCTCAAGTTCGACTTGCTTTTCGAACGATTCTTGAACCCGGAACGTGTGAGCATGCCCGATATCGATACGGACTTTGCTGACCGCGACCGCGGGCGCGTTATCCAGTACGTGACCGACAAGTACGGCTACGATTGCGTCGGGCAGATTATTACCTACGGTATGCTCAAGTCGAAGGCCGTGGTGACCGATGTGGCGCGAGTGCTCGGGTTCCCGCCGGCAGAGGCGAAGCAGATTACCAAGCTGTTTCCGCAGCGTACCTTGAATTTCAGCCTGAAGCAGGCTTGGACGGGTAAAGACAAGAAGGGAAATAATCTTGAAGATGGTTATAGTCCAGAACCCTTGCAGGCGTTCATAAATAGCCGCGCCAGTTACCAGAACCTTTGGGATATTGCGAAAAAGCTTGAGGATTTGCCCCGACAGACTGGCGTGCATGCGTGCGGCGTGGTGATTACGCCGACCCCGATTTACAACCTGGCTCCGTTATACCGTGCGGCTCCTGCTGACACTCCGGTGGTGATGTACGACAAGCATTATGCCGAAGATATTGGCCTTTTGAAGATGGACTTCCTTGGCCTCATCAACTTGTCCATCATCCAGGACACGGTCAACATGGTCAAGAAAAATCGCGGGATTGATTTGGACATGGGCCATATCCCGCTCGATGACAAGAAGACTTTTGACTTGCTTGGCAAGGGCATGACGACTACGGTGTTCCAGTTCGAATCTCCGGGTATGCAGAAGTACCTGCGCGAACTGAAACCGACGCGAATCTTTGACTTGATCGCTATGAACGCGCTGTACCGTCCGGGGCCGATTGACCAGATTCCGCACTTTATTGCACGTAAGAACGGCAAGGAAGAAATCGACTGCTACCATCCGGATTTGGAACAGGTCCTGGGCGAAACGTACGGCGTTATCGTTTACCAGGAACAGGTGATGAAACTCGCCCAGATTCTGGGCGGCTACACGCTGGGTGGCGCTGACAATATCCGCCGTATCATGGCGAAAAAAATGCCCGAAAAGATGGCAAAACTTGAACCGGAGTTCTTCCAGAAGTGCCTGGATAAGGGCTACGACAAGGCCATGATCCAGAAGGTCTGGGACGCCGTGCTCCCGTTCTGCGGATACGCGTTCAACAAGAGTCATGCTGCCGCCTATGCCTACGTGGCTTACCAGACGGCTTACCTGAAGGCGAATTATGGCCCCGAGTACATGGCTGCCTCGATGACCTCGAAGATGGGCAAGACCGAAGATATCGTTACCATCATCCAGGAATGCAAGCGCATCAATATCCAGGTTCTTTCCCCGAATATCAATACGTCGTATGGCGTATTTACGGCGGACAAGGAGGGACATGTCCTTTATGGCTTGGCTGGCATCCGCAACGTGGGCCTTGCCGTCGTCGAAGATGTGGTTGCCGAACGCGAGAAGCGCGGCCCCTTCAAGGATATTTTTGATTTCTGTAAGCGCGTTGCGGAATACCAGGGGGCTTTCAAGGAAAAGCATCCGCCTCTGAACAAGAAAGTCCTGGAATGCCTAATTATGGCCGGTGCGCTTGATTCGTTCCCCGGTAATCGAGCAGTCCTTATGGCGACGGTCGATAGGGCCATCGAGGTGGCCGCCAAGCACCAAGAAGAAAAGTCGATGGGGCAGATGTCCCTGTTTGACATGGGCGGCGCTAGCGCTTCGATGGAGAATACCGCCGAAGTCTTGGAAGATGCAGAAGAATGGAGCTGTATGGAAATGCTCAACAAGGAACGCGAAGTCCTTGGCATGTTCCTTTCGGGCCATCCGCTCGATGAATTCCGCCCCGAACTTAAGGGATTTACTACGGTATCGCTTGCTTATGACGACTTGAAAAAGAAGGTGGATAGCCTAGTTGTCGTTGGCGGCGTCGTTATACAGATGAAGTCCATCGAAACCAAGCGTGGAGACACGATTGGCGTGGGCATGATCCGCGATTTCCATAGCGATGTGGAACTCTTCTTCAAGAAGGATACTTGGGAAAACCTCCGCGACCACATTTCTGAAGACGACCGCATTCTTGTGAAGGGACTTCTCGGTTACAAGCGCGATAAGGAACGCAAGATGACCGAGGAACTCCAGATAACAGTCGAGGAAGTCGTACAACTCGATACGGTGCGTGAATCTATGGTGAACTTTATCCACGTTTGCATGGATTCTGTCATTTTCTCGGATGAGTTCCTTGCGAAGATGGAGGAAGGTCTCCAGCGCTTTGTTGCCGATACCGAAATGGGGGACCATCCCTGTGAACTTGTCTGCCATGTGGAAACGGAATCCGGCTACGAGCATGCCATTGTGCTGCACAAGTACAAGGTCCTCTACACGCAGGAACTACTTGCGTGGCTGCGTCAGGACCTGGGCATCATGAAATTGTGGGTGTCTCCGAAATCGAGACGTTAG